Proteins encoded within one genomic window of Esox lucius isolate fEsoLuc1 chromosome 12, fEsoLuc1.pri, whole genome shotgun sequence:
- the mafba gene encoding transcription factor MafB, producing the protein MQQYTSLHHWMNRKNDCMRQESGEETLIINKSVFVTLANTFAHLQQSRSGTMSAELSMGPELPNSPLALEYVNDFDLMKFDVKKEGLAGLERAAVRQCTRLQPQGSVSSTPISTPCSSVPSSPSFSPTEQKNHLEELYWMPNGGYHQQIDPQTLSLTPEDAVEALIGVTAHGHPPPPHVQQQLQQGGFEGYRGPHHHHNHHGHPQQHHHPYGGGLPHHPDDLPGHPGGHSHPHTQHHHHHSQDPDSPSPVSPDSHQALHHHRHHHHHPHGHQGQGHPGSGNVEDRFSDDQLVSMSVRELNRHLRGFTKDEVIRLKQKRRTLKNRGYAQSCRFKRVQQKHVLENEKTHLINQVEALKAEINRLARERDAYKLKCEKLTGTGANNGIREAGSTSDNPSSPEFFMAKVEDLQLHAAPALPGGNLPLHTQPSLLPTGRNLSPLGQELN; encoded by the coding sequence ATGCAACAGTACACGAGTCTGCATCATTGGATGAATAGGAAAAACGACTGTATGAGACAAGAGAGTGGAGAAGAGACGCTTATTATTAACAAGTCTGTTTTCGTGACGCTGGCAAACACCTTCGCCCATCTGCAGCAGAGTCGCAGCGGCACCATGAGCGCAGAGCTGAGCATGGGCCCGGAGCTACCCAACAGCCCTCTGGCTCTGGAATACGTCAACGACTTTGACCTAATGAAGTTCGACGTGAAAAAGGAAGGTCTGGCCGGCCTGGAACGCGCGGCCGTGCGCCAGTGCACTCGGCTTCAGCCCCAGGGCTCTGTGTCCTCCACCCCGATCAGCACACCGTGCAGCTCTGTGCCTTCATCGCCTAGCTTCAGTCCCACAGAGCAGAAGAACCATCTGGAGGAGCTCTACTGGATGCCCAACGGCGGGTACCACCAGCAGATTGACCCACAGACGCTGAGCCTGACCCCGGAAGACGCAGTGGAGGCCCTGATCGGAGTCACAGCCCACggccacccccctcccccgcaCGTCCAGCAGCAACTGCAGCAGGGAGGTTTCGAAGGCTACCGAGGccctcaccaccaccacaaccaccatgGCCATCCCCAGCAGCACCACCATCCGTATGGGGGAGGGCTACCACATCACCCGGATGACCTGCCTGGACACCCGGGAGGGCAcagccacccacacacccagcaccaccaccaccacagccaGGACCCAGACAGCCCATCCCCTGTTTCCCCAGACTCCCACCAAGCCCTCCACCACCATcgccaccatcaccaccacccacACGGCCACCAGGGCCAGGGGCACCCAGGCTCGGGCAATGTGGAGGACCGATTCTCTGACGACCAGCTGGTGTCCATGTCTGTGAGGGAGCTGAACAGGCACCTGAGGGGATTCACCAAGGACGAGGTCATCCGTCTCAAGCAGAAGAGGAGGACCCTGAAGAACAGGGGCTACGCACAGTCCTGCCGTTTCAAGCGGGTGCAGCAAAAACATGTCCTGGAGAACGAGAAGACGCATCTGATAAACCAGGTGGAGGCGCTCAAGGCGGAGATCAACCGGTTGGCGCGCGAGAGGGACGCCTACAAACTCAAGTGCGAGAAACTGACAGGAACAGGAGCGAATAACGGGATCCGCGAGGCAGGGTCCACTAGTGACAACCCGTCATCACCAGAGTTTTTCAT